TTCACGGTTCTGGCGGCGCAAACGAATCTACCGGTCTACGTTGACAGTCTGCTTAACGGGTTTCAGGACTGGAGTTGGGCGGTGAGTGTCAATGTGCTCAATTCATCGCCCGTCTATTCCGGATCCCGTTCCATCTCGGTGAGCACTACCAACTACACGGCGTTGTGGCTTTATCATACCCCGTTCAACACCTCGCCGTTTTCGGGCCTGATTTTCTGGATCAACGGCGGTGCGGCGGGAGCACGGGGGTTGCAAGTGATGGGTGTGATCACCAATACATATCAGGCCCTTTTCAGCCTGCCAACTCTGGAACCCAACACCTGGGCTCAATTCAATATCCCGCTTACCGCCCTCGGGGTGGCGAATGTCACCAATTGCCAGGGCTTCTGGATATGGCCCACGCTTTCTGGGACAACCACGTTCTATGTGGACTCCATTCAACTCAACAGTGGCTTCGCGCCCACGCTTGGCATCGTGCCGCCCACAGCACGGAATGGCCTGTTTGATGTTGTGCTTGCCGGATTCTCGGGCCAGACTTACTGGATCCAAACGTCAACAGATCTTGCATCCTGGGTAAGCGTCTCTACCAACATAGTGTCTTCCACGCCTATAGTCGTAACAAATACTGTGATCCCCAATGTTGACCACCAGTTCTGGAGGGCAGCCTGGACATTTTGATTACGTGAACACTTGCGTTTGCATTCATCCATCACGCACTTTTCTCCCATTAAAAAGGTCAAAATTGCGACCCAATCTGGAAAAATATGTCCCGATATTGGGTCACTATCCCCCAATTCTGGGCTGTAACTGGGTCGCAATTTCCCTATCTGGGTCACTTTGAGTCAAAAGCGACCGTATAGTGCAATCACTGGGTTCCCAAAGTGCAAAATTCGCAGTGGAACGGTAGGGGAGTGGGATGGGACGCCAGGGAGGGCCACACAGTGTCGATCACCAGGAGCACAGTGTCGATCAGTGTCGACGACGACTGCTCAGTATTCGTCGGGGAGCAAGAGCGTCGTGACAGACCTATCACTTTCGCTGATGACCCAGATGCGCTCGCCTTTGTTTGTCCTATAGGCACTGAGAAGTCTGTCACCTGATTCGAGCGACTCATCATTGAGCGCCCAGTCGTCGGCGCAAACTTCACCCCAGTCGCCGGAGAGATGCCGGAAGAGGAATGTCAGTGGATGCTGTCCCGCCGCTTCCATTGCGGCAAGGGCACCACGGGTGGCGACGACCTCGCCGAGGTCAAAAGGCTTGATGGTGCGCGTGGCGTTCACGGGAGTTCCCGGAGTGGATCGCCAAGCGGTGAACCCAGCCTGGCGACTAGATCCGCCAGTGGAACGTCGACCGTCCGGATCGGCTCCGACCCTATGCGGTATGACCAGGCGAGGATGGGAGAGTCGCAGGCTACGATGACCATGTGCGTGCAGTCGGCACGGGCCTCACTGAAGGAACTGATGGCGCCATCACCCATGACGGCCCATCCGCCGCCCCGCTCCAATGCTTCCTCAATAGTCGCCTCCATTGCGGGGACAAGTGATCCAATACACTGAGGACTGGCGTCCCAGTACCGGAGTTCGGCTAGGGAACTGTCGCGTACCCGCATTAACCGGCAGGATGCCGCCCTTTGCGTAATGGTCTCGACTAGGGCGGAGTCCATATTCACCGCGGTGTAGTCACAGCCGGGGACGAACTCATCGACGTGGTTCCTCATCAACAGGATCATGATTCGGCCTCAAGGTATTCGCCTTGGGGCAGCGAAGCGGTCATGGCACGGGGGTTCCGCTTGAGGGTTGCCGTGAGGCGCTCCATCGCGGTCACGCCGGCAATGGACTGCTCGGGACTCACGTCGGCATAAACCTGGGTCGTGCCGATGGAGGCGTGCCCCAATTGCTTTTGAACAAGCCGGAGCGAGTTCGTGGCCTCATAAAGAAGGGTAGCGTTCGTATGGCGGGCATCGTGAAGCCGATGATTTGGGCAGTACTTTTTCCAGCGTTTGTAGATGCCACTGGGATAATACTTGGGGCTACGTTCCGTCTTCAGGAAATAGGATTCCTCGTCGGCAATCTCGCCCCGCTCTGCCTTCCAGCGAAGATACCAGGCGACGTTCCGCTTGAATTCCTTGGGAATATGGACATGCCGCGACTTGCCCCCTTTTCCACGGCGCACCACGAGATGGCTGTTTCCGCCGAAAATGCGGAAGTCCACGCACTTGAGTTCACAGACCTCCCGGCGACGCAGGCCCGTAAACAAAAATGTATTGATTATCATCCAGTCCCGTATGGGTTGGGAGCGCCCCCGTGCCTCGCCGATTGCCTTGAGCTCATCGGCTCGCACCAGCAGGGCTGCCAGTTCCTCCCGGTTCAAATACTTCTCTGGGGTGATTTTCCAGTCACCAGTTCTCATGATGCACTCCCTTCTGCAGTCTGAGTAGATTTGCCGTCAGCCAGTTCTATCGCCTTGGCTGTTGCCACCCGCCCCCTCGGCCCTTTTCGAATAAAGCCCTTACGAATCAAAAACGGCTCGATCGCCTGGGCCAACGTCTCCTCGCTCTCGCCCGTGGAGGCCGCTAGTGTGGAAAGGCCTAGCGGCTCGCCTGCCTCAACCAATGCTGATAAATAGGACATATCCACCTTGGTCAGGCCATCGGGATTAATTTCCTTCAGGTCAAACGCCTCCATTATGGCTGTGGCGTCGGGCTCCGACCCGGTGCCCCCGCAGTATTCGTAAAGCCAGCGAAGGTTGGCTATTGCCGTGCGCGCGGTTGAGCGGGAGCGACGGGCGACTTCCATGGCGATCTCCGTGGTGATGTCGAAGTCCATTTTGGCGGACGCGTCGAGGATGATCTGCCGCAGTGCCTCATCGGAATATGGCTCCAGCGTCAAACATTGAACAAATCGTGACCGCAAAGGATCGCTGACCAATCCCGATAGGGTGGTCGCCCCCACGCAGGTGAACTGGGGCAACTGGAGCATTGTGGAGGTGGGCTGTTTCTTGCCAAGCCCGAGCCCCTTGAGCATGTCGTCGTATCCTGCCTGCGTGACGGAAAAGTAAGTAGGGACAGGAAGACTGCCCCTCCTGAATGGGTTCTTCGCTGTTTTCGGTGGGTAAAGCTGATAAATAGCGGGTATGACACCAGAAATAATATTTCAAGAGCTGTTAGGGTTGGGGCAAAATTGGGTAGTTGAGCAGTGCATCCACGAGGGTTCGCCGGGTAAAATCGTTATACGAGTCAAGGAGACAGAGCACCTATGGGATACGGAGAAGTGTCCAAAGTGTTCTGGTAAAGTGAGTTGTTACGATCATACTGAACCTTTGCGGTGGCGGCATCTAAACTGTTTTGAGCACGAGTGTGAGATTGAGTGCCGCTTGCCACGCGGTCGATGCAAAGAGTGTGGTCATACCTATCGAGTGCAACCGCCCTGGGAAGGAAAGAGCAAACATTTCACCAAGGAGTTCGAAGCATTCACATTGCTTTTGGCTCGTGAAATGCCGATCAAGAAAGTGGGTGATATTCTCAAGGAAACCGACACACGGTTATGGCGAATGATCATTGCTCATGTTGAAGCGGCTTATCGCCAAGCTGATTTTAGCGGAGTGACCTGCATCGGCGCAGACGAGTTGAGTCGTTGCCGCGGACATCATTTCCTTACCGTATTTGCCGATCTCGAAAAGAAACGGGTGCTTTTCGCAACCGAGGGGAGAGACATGTCGGTGTGGGCTCGATTCTGTGAGGAGTTGCTGCGGCATAATGCGAAGGCAGAAGATATTCGCACCATCTCCATTGATATGTCGCAAGCTTATGTGGCGGGGATTTACATTAATTGCCCCAACGCCAAAAAGGTCTTTGACAAGTTTCATATCATCGCCGCAGTCAACAAAGCTGTCGATGACGTCCGGCGAACGGAGATGCGCAAAGCTGGCTGTGAAGCAAGGGAGATGTTGAATAAATCCCGGTGGCTCTGGCTGAAAAATCCCACCAACCTGACTGAACCCGAAACAGAGCGCATGGGCCGCATGGATCTGCAAAACTTATGCACGGCTAAAGCCTATCAAATGCGCCTGACTCTGCAGGATATCTACGCCATCACGGATCCGCTTCTCGCTAAACGCAAAATGTTGGCGTGGTGTCGTTGGGTTCTTAATGTGGCCCGTCGAAGGGCTACAACCATGTATGCGTCCATGGTCCGGTGCGTCAAAATGATCCAGAGGCATCTCGACGGCGTGTTGGCATATTGGGACTGCCGAGTGACTAACGGATTCATGGAGGGGCTTAATAGCGTCTTTTCAGCAGTTAAACGTAAGGCTCGCGGATATCGCAATCCACTATATCTCAAGGCCATTCTCTACTTCGTCGCTGGTAAACTACAGATCCCAGCTACCCACTGAAAATGACGAAGAACCCCTGAATGTTGTGCTCAAGCTGTTGAGCATTGGTGGTTTTAACAATCAGAACTAATCGCGACGGATCTGTTGGCGTACTACGTTAGGGCCAGCATAGAGGGCATGCGA
This is a stretch of genomic DNA from bacterium. It encodes these proteins:
- a CDS encoding Holliday junction DNA helicase RuvB C-terminal domain-containing protein, with the protein product MLKGLGLGKKQPTSTMLQLPQFTCVGATTLSGLVSDPLRSRFVQCLTLEPYSDEALRQIILDASAKMDFDITTEIAMEVARRSRSTARTAIANLRWLYEYCGGTGSEPDATAIMEAFDLKEINPDGLTKVDMSYLSALVEAGEPLGLSTLAASTGESEETLAQAIEPFLIRKGFIRKGPRGRVATAKAIELADGKSTQTAEGSAS
- a CDS encoding site-specific integrase — its product is MRTGDWKITPEKYLNREELAALLVRADELKAIGEARGRSQPIRDWMIINTFLFTGLRRREVCELKCVDFRIFGGNSHLVVRRGKGGKSRHVHIPKEFKRNVAWYLRWKAERGEIADEESYFLKTERSPKYYPSGIYKRWKKYCPNHRLHDARHTNATLLYEATNSLRLVQKQLGHASIGTTQVYADVSPEQSIAGVTAMERLTATLKRNPRAMTASLPQGEYLEAES
- a CDS encoding ISL3 family transposase; its protein translation is MTPEIIFQELLGLGQNWVVEQCIHEGSPGKIVIRVKETEHLWDTEKCPKCSGKVSCYDHTEPLRWRHLNCFEHECEIECRLPRGRCKECGHTYRVQPPWEGKSKHFTKEFEAFTLLLAREMPIKKVGDILKETDTRLWRMIIAHVEAAYRQADFSGVTCIGADELSRCRGHHFLTVFADLEKKRVLFATEGRDMSVWARFCEELLRHNAKAEDIRTISIDMSQAYVAGIYINCPNAKKVFDKFHIIAAVNKAVDDVRRTEMRKAGCEAREMLNKSRWLWLKNPTNLTEPETERMGRMDLQNLCTAKAYQMRLTLQDIYAITDPLLAKRKMLAWCRWVLNVARRRATTMYASMVRCVKMIQRHLDGVLAYWDCRVTNGFMEGLNSVFSAVKRKARGYRNPLYLKAILYFVAGKLQIPATH